Proteins from a single region of Chryseobacterium sp. W4I1:
- a CDS encoding DUF6705 family protein, whose amino-acid sequence MNAKQLKILLTLAFIISLMSCKAQQIYPLITSLDNVPNMSHLKDTNDELQSFVGTYMSTYNGNNIILYITKENDKLFDYGNQKIYIDVLSVKYIVRNPSGTILQDTKNIISSPDDLKHTIYSTWITDNGNKAELIYNGTNCNVGFGSINLKKINSTQISWEYRPNDIVTTAAKCPPTLDTKIYLPETKDLIFTKQ is encoded by the coding sequence ATGAATGCAAAGCAATTAAAAATACTTCTGACATTAGCATTTATCATAAGTTTAATGTCTTGTAAAGCCCAACAAATCTATCCATTAATAACTTCTTTAGACAATGTTCCAAATATGTCCCATTTGAAAGACACAAATGATGAGCTTCAATCTTTTGTGGGAACATATATGTCAACTTATAATGGAAATAATATTATACTTTATATTACTAAAGAAAACGATAAGCTTTTTGATTATGGAAATCAAAAAATTTATATCGATGTTTTATCTGTAAAATATATTGTAAGGAATCCTTCTGGAACAATACTTCAAGATACTAAAAATATAATATCATCACCAGACGATCTTAAGCATACAATTTATAGTACATGGATTACAGATAATGGTAACAAGGCAGAATTAATATATAATGGGACTAATTGTAATGTTGGTTTTGGTAGTATTAATTTAAAAAAGATTAATTCAACACAAATTTCATGGGAATATCGTCCAAATGATATTGTAACAACAGCAGCTAAATGCCCACCAACATTAGATACAAAAATTTATCTTCCTGAAACAAAAGATTTAATTTTTACTAAACAATAA
- a CDS encoding beta-ketoacyl synthase N-terminal-like domain-containing protein encodes MKNEIYITDYNCITPLGFDVSSNWNHLVEGKSGVALHKVIENQEAFYASIIDTEKLEKEFKINFDSQNFTRLEKMFLLSLKPLVEKHEISKETAFILSTTKGNISLLKNQTELPEGVYLSNLAQKIADYFGFKTMPIVVSNACVSGVMAIAVAKNMILAGKYKDAFVIAGDEVSEFVISGFNSFQAIGTEPCKPYDKNRNGINIGEATAAVYITSVPSENEKFRFKILGDSAVNDANHISGPSRTGDGLYASISNAMTEANVTSDQIDFISAHGTATLYNDEMEAIAFNRMELQNAPLNSMKGYYGHCLGASGLLESIISMESARHGMLIPSKNFEETGVSQPLNIIRENQPATIQYILKTASGFGGCNAAVVLEKC; translated from the coding sequence GGAATCATCTGGTGGAAGGAAAATCAGGCGTAGCATTACATAAAGTGATCGAAAATCAGGAAGCTTTCTACGCTTCAATAATTGATACTGAAAAGCTGGAAAAAGAATTTAAAATCAATTTTGACAGTCAGAATTTTACAAGACTGGAAAAAATGTTTCTTTTAAGCTTAAAACCTCTGGTTGAAAAGCATGAAATTTCAAAAGAAACTGCTTTTATATTATCAACTACCAAAGGAAACATCAGTTTATTAAAAAATCAGACAGAGTTACCGGAAGGTGTTTATCTTTCAAATTTAGCACAAAAAATTGCTGATTATTTTGGGTTTAAGACAATGCCTATCGTCGTTTCCAATGCCTGCGTTTCAGGAGTAATGGCTATTGCTGTTGCCAAAAATATGATCCTAGCCGGAAAATATAAAGATGCTTTTGTAATTGCCGGGGATGAGGTTTCAGAATTTGTCATTTCAGGATTCAATTCTTTCCAGGCTATCGGAACAGAACCTTGTAAACCCTACGACAAAAACAGGAACGGAATCAATATTGGTGAAGCCACAGCAGCAGTATATATTACCTCTGTTCCAAGCGAAAACGAAAAATTTAGGTTTAAGATACTGGGCGATTCCGCAGTGAACGATGCCAACCATATTTCCGGCCCTTCCAGAACGGGAGACGGATTATATGCAAGTATCAGCAATGCAATGACGGAAGCGAATGTCACCTCTGATCAGATCGATTTTATTTCCGCCCATGGAACCGCCACCCTGTACAATGACGAAATGGAAGCCATTGCTTTCAACAGAATGGAACTTCAAAATGCTCCATTAAACAGTATGAAAGGGTATTACGGACACTGTCTCGGAGCATCAGGGCTTTTGGAAAGTATTATTTCTATGGAAAGTGCCCGTCACGGAATGCTTATTCCTTCTAAAAACTTTGAAGAAACAGGAGTTTCCCAACCTTTGAACATCATCAGAGAAAATCAGCCTGCAACCATTCAGTATATTTTAAAAACAGCTTCAGGCTTTGGCGGATGCAATGCCGCGGTTGTTTTGGAAAAATGTTAA
- a CDS encoding helix-turn-helix domain-containing protein: MSLGAKLKQLRLNKNWSQSDAAYQLDISQPAYNKWETDQSKSSIDKLGKIAEVFEIDIYGLLENTITINFK, from the coding sequence ATGAGCTTAGGAGCAAAACTTAAACAGCTTAGGCTGAACAAAAACTGGTCGCAGTCCGATGCTGCCTATCAATTAGATATTTCACAGCCTGCATATAATAAATGGGAAACAGACCAGTCCAAATCCAGTATAGATAAGCTTGGGAAAATTGCTGAGGTCTTTGAGATAGATATTTATGGTCTATTAGAAAACACTATAACTATTAACTTTAAATAG